From Amphiura filiformis chromosome 20, Afil_fr2py, whole genome shotgun sequence, a single genomic window includes:
- the LOC140141773 gene encoding methyltransferase-like protein 27, producing MAAEASIDTDKRRPEIVRRVRTGLTEIGRNGTQEQLIKFYNDNADDYKEAIEMVNYDEGARALVTALAELLPNKDARILDVAAGSGFVGRELRKQGYDNIDALDPAKNMLDLAKAEGLYRNYIVDSINVNRTNSLKDNIYDGLCIGGTVTLMNGHITVECLPELIRITKKGGIIIFNIADHHRKTPEGFQDDSLAGMFQAFVDNGEWSKWDTFRAPYRDDEDCTIFRIILS from the exons atggcCGCTGAAGCATCCATCGATACCGACAAACGTCGTCCTGAAATAGTTCGGAGGGTTCGGACTGGCCTGACTGAAATCGGGAGGAATGGCACCCAAGAACAACTCATTAAATTTTATAATGATAATGCTGACGATTACAAAGAG GCAATTGAAATGGTAAATTACGACGAAGGCGCCCGTGCCCTGGTAACAGCATTGGCTGAACTGTTGCCAAACAAAGACGCAAGAATTTTAGATGTAGCTGCCGGCTCAGGATTCGTTGGAAGAGAG CTTCGAAAACAGGGCTACGATAATATAGACGCACTTGATCCTGCAAAGAACATGCTTGATCTTGCCAAGGCCGAGGGCCTCTACAGAAATTACATAGTCGACTCCATTAATGTGAATAGAACAAACAGTCTCAAGGACA ATATATACGACGGTCTCTGTATAGGAGGTACTGTGACACTGATGAATGGACACATAACAGTGGAGTGTTTGCCAGAACTTATAAGAATAACTAAAAAAG GTGGGATAATAATTTTCAACATTGCAGACCACCATCGCAAAACTCCTGAAGGATTTCAAGATGATTCATTGGCGGGAATGTTTCAGGCTTTCGTAGACAACGGAGAGTGGTCAAAATGGGATACATTCAGAGCTCCTTATCGAGACGACGAAGATTGCACCATATTTAGGATCATTTTATCATAA
- the LOC140141772 gene encoding uncharacterized protein: MADHKSTSSFNARDLLVPYKPPEWAAELQSVPKYKVHLGNDDTPIHRWYLPNIPDDFEVYIKREDMTGAELSGNKVKKLEFILADVVDRGYTTVITAGSIVSNHCRCTALACRRLGLQAHLIVRSPTSNPDEVPCTGNTLLYRMAGAKVYLAPHKADIYTELLPRIQQLADKLKKDKKVDAYPIDMGGSTSIGVFGCIEGFRELMDQGLFDKYSDIAVGVGSAGNVAGLAIGNYLTGSKVRIHGFCVAHDGPHLIYEVNRLLEELGLRKSTQSPSAGPVNAQDIIYIVEDARGLGFTVSEQKELEFLYNVTESTGIVLDATYAGKAAFSLVQQLQENPGRFQGNKILFMHTGGIFGLFDGRMDSVIKQNTTKNIHNWMELSDDVPFQVQ; encoded by the exons CTTGGTAATGATGACACCCCTATACATCGATGGTATCTTCCTAATATCCCGGATGACTTTGAAGTTTATATTAAGAGAGAAGACATGACTGGAGCAGAACTTTCTGGTAATAAG gttaaaaaattggaatttatatTGGCAGATGTCGTCGATAGAGGTTACACAACCGTAATTACAGCAGGTAGCATAGTGTCCAATCATTGCCGATGTACTGCCTTGGCATGCCGTAGACTTGGTCTCCAGGCGCATCTCATTGTCAGATCGCCGACATCG AATCCTGATGAAGTACCGTGCACCGGAAATACGCTTTTATACCGAATGGCTGGAGCAAAAGTTTACCTGGCCCCTCATAAAGCTGACATCTATACAGAATTACTTCCACGGATACAACAGCTTGCTGATAAATTAAA AAAAGACAAAAAAGTGGATGCGTATCCAATTGATATGGGTGGTTCGACGTCAATAGGAGTATTCGGCTGCATAGAAGGGTTTAGGGAACTCATGGACCAG GGTTTATTTGACAAATATAGTGACATAGCCGTAGGTGTTGGGAGCGCCGGGAACGTAGCAGGTCTTGCCATAGGTAATTATCTGACCGGGTCAAAGGTTAG AATTCATGGTTTTTGTGTGGCACATGACGGACCGCATTTAATTTACGAGGTTAATCGACTGTTAGAAGAATTAGGACTACGCAAGTCGACCCAGTCACCTTCCGCTGGACCTGTTAATGCACAAGATATAATTTATATCGTAGAGGACGCACGTGGTTTGGGATTTACTGTTTCCGAACAGAAAGAATTAG AATTTCTTTATAATGTCACCGAATCAACGGGCATTGTATTAGATGCAACATATGCAGGAAAGGCTGCATTCAGCTTAGTTCAACAACTTCAAGAGAATCCAGGAAGGTTTCAAGGCAACAAGATACTCTTCATGCATACTG GTGGTATATTTGGTCTATTTGACGGTCGTATGGACTCCGTGATCAAGCAAAACACAACCAAAAACATACACAACTGGATGGAACTGTCCGACGATGTACCGTTTCAAGTGCAATGA